One genomic region from Rosa rugosa chromosome 1, drRosRugo1.1, whole genome shotgun sequence encodes:
- the LOC133734935 gene encoding probable RNA-dependent RNA polymerase 3 has protein sequence MLEGDIKHWKYLPMVTFESKILEYLGRKCISHEDRRLSFDWDSGSTHVYHCYVNMDGSYRFKPARTVDFGTCDQSVPEAYPDKDEETNGYLAQYSSTGFTDMGNTTDEGNS, from the exons ATGCTGGAGG GGGACATTAAGCATTGGAAATATTTGCCAATGGTAACGTTTGAGAGCAAAATTTTGGAATATCTAGGTCGAAAATGCATCAGCCATGAAGACCGTCGATTG AGTTTTGATTGGGATTCTGGAAGCACACACGTCTATCATTGTTACGTCAACATGGATGGGAGTTACAGATTCAAG CCAGCCAGAACTGTTGATTTTGGCACCTGTGATCAATCGGTTCCAGAGGCATATCCAGATAAGG ATGAGGAGACAAATGGCTACTTGGCACAATATTCATCAACTGGTTTTACTGATATGGGGAACACAACTGATGAAG GAAACTCTTAA